Proteins encoded in a region of the Lentimicrobiaceae bacterium genome:
- a CDS encoding OAM dimerization domain-containing protein, whose amino-acid sequence MSGCSFTTDNKQGNTTLDLKKLKPYGDTMNDGKVQLSFTLPVSCNAEAVEAAKQIMRAMGFDNPMVVYYKELTEGFTFFNCYGSCTHTIDFTKIYVPKVETTTMSMEETNEYIKENIGRKVVVVGASTGTDAHTVGIDAIMNMKGYAGHFGLERYEMFEALNMGSQVLNEDFIAKAIELKADALLVSQTVTQKDVHIQNLTELVEMLEAENLRDKIILICGGPRISHELAKELGYDAGFGMNTYADDVASFIVEEMVKRNMK is encoded by the coding sequence ATGAGTGGATGTAGTTTTACAACTGATAATAAACAAGGCAATACTACCCTAGACCTTAAAAAACTTAAACCTTACGGCGATACGATGAACGACGGCAAGGTTCAGCTAAGTTTCACTCTACCAGTTTCGTGCAATGCCGAAGCCGTTGAAGCCGCCAAACAAATTATGAGAGCTATGGGCTTTGATAATCCTATGGTTGTTTATTATAAAGAACTGACGGAAGGATTCACTTTTTTTAATTGTTACGGTAGTTGCACCCACACTATTGATTTCACAAAAATATATGTGCCGAAGGTTGAAACTACAACAATGAGCATGGAAGAGACTAACGAGTATATTAAAGAAAATATCGGAAGAAAAGTTGTTGTTGTTGGCGCCAGCACCGGAACCGACGCTCATACCGTTGGAATTGATGCTATTATGAACATGAAAGGATATGCCGGACACTTCGGCTTGGAACGCTACGAAATGTTTGAAGCTCTTAATATGGGTAGTCAGGTTTTGAACGAAGATTTTATTGCTAAAGCTATAGAACTTAAAGCCGATGCTCTGCTCGTGTCGCAAACGGTAACTCAAAAAGATGTTCACATACAAAATCTGACTGAATTGGTTGAAATGTTGGAAGCAGAAAATCTGAGAGATAAAATAATTTTGATTTGCGGTGGACCTCGTATATCTCACGAACTTGCCAAAGAACTCGGATATGATGCTGGCTTCGGCATGAACACTTACGCCGACGATGTTGCATCTTTTATTGTCGAAGAAATGGTAAAACGTAACATGAAATAA
- a CDS encoding DNA adenine methylase: MNYIGSKYKLSKFIVSTIESVVGKDLSDKVFCDIFAGTGIVARTFKNKVKKVIANDFEYYSYVLNKNYIENHQEIPNREYYLSFLDNLSPKEGFIYNHYCAGSGSGRQYFSDENGMKIDAVRQQIKEWRDNKEIDDSLYYFLLASLLESADKVANTASVYGAFLKHLKKTAQKRLILEPAEYSLNDNEHEVFNKDSNLLIKEIEGDILYLDPPYNTRQYGANYHILNTIAKYDSFTPKGKTGLRTYKKSQYCSKATVRNSFEELIKQAQFKYIFLSYNNEGLMSIEDIKNTMSKYGKYGLVLTDYQRFRADREENRNHYASKTQEFIHILEK; encoded by the coding sequence ATGAATTATATAGGCTCAAAATATAAACTTTCTAAATTTATAGTTTCCACAATAGAATCTGTTGTTGGTAAAGATTTATCTGATAAAGTTTTTTGTGATATCTTTGCAGGCACTGGAATTGTTGCTCGCACATTTAAAAATAAAGTAAAAAAGGTTATTGCTAATGATTTTGAGTATTATAGTTATGTATTGAATAAAAATTACATAGAAAATCACCAAGAAATACCAAACAGAGAATATTATTTAAGCTTCTTAGATAATTTAAGTCCTAAAGAAGGATTTATATACAACCATTATTGTGCAGGGAGTGGTAGTGGAAGACAATATTTTTCAGATGAAAATGGAATGAAAATAGATGCTGTAAGACAGCAAATTAAAGAATGGCGAGACAATAAAGAAATAGATGACAGTTTATACTATTTCTTGCTTGCAAGCCTACTTGAAAGTGCTGATAAAGTTGCAAATACAGCATCTGTATATGGAGCTTTTCTAAAACATTTAAAAAAAACTGCACAAAAAAGATTAATTCTTGAACCTGCTGAGTATAGTCTTAACGATAATGAACACGAAGTATTCAATAAAGATAGCAATTTGCTAATTAAAGAAATAGAAGGCGACATTTTGTACCTAGATCCTCCATATAACACTCGTCAATATGGGGCTAATTATCATATTCTAAATACAATAGCAAAATACGATTCGTTTACACCTAAAGGTAAAACAGGTTTACGCACTTATAAAAAATCACAATATTGCAGTAAAGCTACTGTTCGAAACAGTTTTGAAGAACTTATCAAACAAGCACAATTCAAATACATATTTCTTAGTTACAATAATGAAGGGTTAATGTCTATAGAAGATATAAAAAACACTATGTCTAAATATGGAAAATACGGCTTGGTGCTAACTGATTATCAACGGTTTAGAGCAGACAGAGAAGAGAATAGAAACCACTATGCAAGCAAAACGCAGGAGTTTATTCATATTTTAGAAAAATAA
- a CDS encoding superoxide dismutase, producing the protein MNYKFKELPFAYDALEPYLDARTMEIHYSKHHKGYYDKFVDAVSKTEFNGLPIEEIFKQASKVPAAVRNNGGGYYNHELYWNCVGENGGGEPKGKLLEAINKQFGSFEEFKTLFENAAATRFGSGWAWLSVKPDNTLSVSSTGNQENPLWDTAECQGQPILTIDVWEHAYYLKYQNRRPDFIKEFWNVVDWEKVAKRYEEIVK; encoded by the coding sequence ATGAACTATAAATTTAAAGAATTACCATTCGCATACGACGCTCTTGAGCCTTATTTAGATGCAAGAACAATGGAGATACACTATTCCAAGCATCATAAAGGCTATTACGATAAATTTGTTGACGCTGTTAGCAAAACCGAATTTAATGGTTTGCCAATAGAAGAAATTTTTAAGCAAGCCAGCAAAGTTCCGGCAGCTGTTAGAAACAACGGCGGCGGATACTATAACCACGAACTATATTGGAATTGTGTAGGCGAAAATGGCGGTGGCGAGCCTAAAGGAAAGTTATTAGAAGCCATTAACAAGCAATTTGGAAGTTTTGAAGAGTTCAAAACCTTGTTTGAAAATGCAGCTGCAACACGTTTTGGTAGCGGTTGGGCATGGCTTTCGGTTAAACCCGATAATACATTATCTGTAAGTTCTACCGGAAATCAAGAAAATCCACTTTGGGATACGGCAGAATGCCAAGGTCAACCAATCCTTACAATTGACGTGTGGGAGCATGCTTACTATTTGAAGTACCAAAATCGTCGTCCCGACTTTATTAAAGAGTTTTGGAATGTAGTTGATTGGGAAAAAGTAGCCAAGAGATACGAAGAGATTGTAAAATAA
- a CDS encoding DNA methyltransferase, which produces MKYNDLDLKNWKELDINTDSLWLINERDKSGKHANIYHGNFIPQIPYQLIRRYTKKNEIVLDSFLGSGTTLYECEKLNRGFVGVDINTEIINYVKTQMENSDESTFKLVKCDTTNKEKFKEKVENALSELRQKSVQFAIMHPPYMDIIKFTDKKEDLSRINDLETYIATFNKAVANTISFLDKNRYFAIVLGDVYKNSEVVPLAFYVLDNIKQTFKVKLKGIIVKNIEGNRGKIGVGGIWKYRALKSDYFIFKHEYILIFKKEF; this is translated from the coding sequence ATGAAATATAACGATTTAGACTTGAAAAATTGGAAAGAGTTAGATATTAATACTGACAGTCTTTGGTTAATAAATGAGAGAGATAAGTCAGGAAAACATGCTAACATCTATCACGGTAATTTTATTCCGCAGATACCTTATCAACTAATTAGACGATACACGAAAAAAAATGAAATTGTACTTGATAGTTTTTTGGGAAGTGGTACTACGTTGTACGAATGTGAAAAGTTAAATCGAGGTTTTGTGGGTGTTGATATCAACACAGAAATAATTAATTACGTCAAAACTCAAATGGAAAATTCCGACGAATCAACCTTTAAACTTGTGAAATGCGATACAACCAATAAAGAAAAATTTAAAGAAAAAGTTGAAAATGCTTTAAGTGAATTAAGGCAAAAAAGTGTGCAGTTTGCAATAATGCACCCTCCATATATGGATATTATTAAATTCACTGACAAAAAAGAAGACTTATCTCGAATAAATGATTTGGAAACATATATAGCAACTTTCAATAAAGCTGTTGCAAATACTATTTCTTTCTTGGATAAAAATCGTTATTTTGCAATCGTTTTAGGTGATGTATATAAAAACAGCGAAGTAGTACCTTTGGCTTTTTACGTTTTAGATAATATAAAACAAACTTTTAAAGTTAAGTTAAAAGGAATAATAGTAAAAAATATTGAAGGAAATCGTGGAAAAATAGGTGTAGGCGGAATTTGGAAATATAGAGCTTTAAAAAGTGATTATTTTATTTTTAAACATGAGTATATTTTAATTTTTAAAAAAGAATTTTAA
- a CDS encoding menaquinone biosynthesis decarboxylase yields the protein MKQKYYGMQKFVHNLEQIDEIVRVKSFVSTELEISEIADRMVKNNGKAILFENNGSKFPVLINAFASDKRLCEALNISDIDKPAREINNIIEKLFEPKNTLKDKLKLLPLLNELSNFFPKKTNRKGICQQVINRQANLNELPIIKCWTHDAAPFITLPIVHTVNPENNIQNVGMYRMQVLSENETGMHWHLHKNSASHYQIYKKQNKLMPVSVVLGGDPIYTYCASAPLPENINEYLLAGFLRKKKVKLVKCITNDIYVPYDADFVIEGYVDPNEELVLEGPFGDHTGFYSLADYYPKFHVTCITHKKDAIYPTTIVGIPPQEDKWLGLATERIFLPLIQFAIVPELKDMHMPHEGVFHNIVLANIKKSYPGQANKVMNALWGAGQMMFNKALFVFDEDVNLKNYFELLKIIAQNVNPLTDISFSNGPTDVLDHASTQFAYGSKIGFDATSKNNIKNTFDAEETLMFLNNTKLTYNSSLLKLNFPALIISLENKIEIYDLVNSINKNIENVIHYLIIVDSEVVNMDFSTITWLVANNIDPERDCYFSFNENNMPQLPLIIDGTSKNRQNNFFDRKWPNIVTMNPETIANIDNKWDTLGLGELIASPSLKYLPLVKGDSAVAFE from the coding sequence ATGAAACAAAAATACTACGGAATGCAAAAGTTTGTTCATAATCTTGAACAGATTGATGAAATCGTTAGAGTAAAATCTTTTGTTTCTACCGAATTGGAAATAAGCGAAATAGCCGACCGTATGGTTAAAAACAACGGCAAAGCAATTTTGTTTGAAAATAACGGTTCAAAATTTCCTGTACTTATCAATGCTTTTGCTTCCGACAAAAGACTTTGCGAAGCTTTAAACATCAGCGATATTGATAAACCTGCACGAGAAATCAATAACATTATAGAGAAATTATTTGAACCAAAAAACACCTTAAAAGATAAGCTAAAGCTATTGCCTTTGCTAAACGAACTTAGCAATTTTTTTCCAAAAAAAACTAACAGAAAGGGAATTTGTCAGCAAGTTATAAACCGACAAGCAAACTTAAATGAACTACCAATAATAAAATGTTGGACACACGATGCTGCGCCTTTTATTACATTACCGATTGTTCATACCGTCAACCCCGAAAATAATATTCAAAATGTAGGAATGTACCGTATGCAAGTCCTTTCAGAAAACGAAACAGGTATGCATTGGCATCTGCACAAAAATTCGGCATCTCATTACCAAATCTACAAAAAACAAAACAAGCTGATGCCTGTATCAGTCGTGCTTGGCGGCGACCCAATATATACTTATTGTGCATCGGCTCCTTTGCCCGAAAATATAAACGAATATTTGTTAGCCGGTTTTTTGCGTAAAAAAAAGGTGAAACTTGTAAAGTGTATTACCAACGATATTTACGTACCATACGATGCCGATTTTGTTATTGAAGGTTACGTCGATCCGAATGAAGAATTAGTTTTGGAAGGTCCTTTCGGCGACCATACAGGTTTTTACTCCTTAGCCGATTATTATCCTAAATTTCACGTAACTTGCATAACTCATAAAAAAGATGCGATTTACCCGACAACTATCGTAGGAATACCTCCGCAAGAGGACAAATGGCTTGGTTTGGCTACCGAAAGAATTTTTTTGCCGCTAATTCAGTTTGCAATAGTGCCTGAACTTAAAGATATGCACATGCCTCACGAAGGCGTTTTTCACAATATTGTGTTGGCTAACATTAAAAAATCGTATCCGGGACAAGCTAATAAAGTTATGAATGCATTGTGGGGAGCCGGACAAATGATGTTTAATAAAGCCCTGTTTGTTTTCGACGAAGACGTAAACCTTAAAAACTACTTTGAGTTGCTGAAAATTATTGCTCAAAACGTCAATCCTTTGACTGATATTAGCTTTTCAAACGGTCCTACCGATGTCTTAGACCACGCAAGCACTCAATTTGCATACGGTTCAAAAATCGGATTTGATGCGACTTCTAAAAACAACATTAAAAACACATTCGATGCCGAAGAAACTCTGATGTTTTTAAACAACACAAAACTCACGTACAACAGCAGTTTGCTTAAACTTAATTTTCCTGCACTTATTATAAGTCTTGAAAATAAAATAGAAATATACGATTTGGTAAATAGCATAAACAAAAACATCGAAAATGTAATTCATTACCTAATTATAGTTGATTCGGAAGTTGTAAATATGGATTTTTCTACAATTACTTGGTTAGTTGCAAACAATATTGACCCCGAAAGAGATTGTTATTTTAGTTTCAACGAAAACAACATGCCTCAACTACCTTTAATCATTGACGGAACTTCCAAAAACAGACAAAACAATTTTTTCGACCGAAAATGGCCCAATATTGTAACAATGAATCCCGAAACAATTGCCAATATAGACAACAAATGGGATACCTTAGGATTAGGCGAACTTATTGCTTCTCCATCTTTAAAATACTTACCACTTGTTAAAGGCGATAGTGCCGTAGCATTTGAATGA
- the rocD gene encoding ornithine--oxo-acid transaminase, whose amino-acid sequence MLKGLTSAKAMELEEKYGAHNYHPIPVVIAKGKGALVWDVEGKQYYDFLSAYSAVNQGHCHPKIVEAMVEQANTLTLTSRAFYSNMLGIYEKYITEYFGYDKVLPMNSGAEADETALKLCRKWAYKVKGIEQNQAKIICCIENFHGRTITMVSMSTDPVAYSDYGPYTPGFVKIPFNDLEALEKELQDPNVAGFIVEPIQGEAGVFVPDDGYLKKAYELCKKYNVLFIADEVQTGLARTGKLLACDHENVRPDILVLGKALSGGAMPISAVLADDEIMLTIQPGEHGSTYGGNPLAAKVAIAALQVLKNEKLAERAEYLGEIFRSEMRKIDSEMIETVRGRGMLNAVVIKPKNGKEAWDVCIKMKELGVLAKPTHGDIIRFAPPLVITEEQLRDAISIIKTAILSFE is encoded by the coding sequence ATGTTAAAAGGGCTTACCTCAGCCAAAGCTATGGAATTAGAGGAAAAATACGGAGCACACAATTACCACCCAATACCTGTGGTTATAGCCAAAGGTAAAGGTGCATTGGTTTGGGATGTGGAAGGAAAACAGTATTACGACTTTTTGTCTGCCTATTCTGCAGTCAATCAAGGGCATTGTCATCCCAAAATTGTGGAAGCTATGGTTGAACAAGCTAATACCCTAACGCTTACGTCAAGAGCTTTTTACAGCAATATGTTGGGTATATACGAAAAATATATTACCGAATATTTTGGATACGATAAAGTTTTACCAATGAACTCGGGAGCCGAAGCCGACGAAACAGCTCTTAAACTTTGTCGTAAGTGGGCATATAAGGTTAAAGGCATAGAACAAAACCAAGCTAAAATTATTTGCTGTATAGAGAACTTCCATGGTCGTACCATTACAATGGTTTCCATGTCAACCGACCCTGTAGCTTATTCCGATTACGGTCCATATACACCAGGATTTGTAAAAATACCTTTCAACGATTTGGAAGCATTGGAAAAAGAACTTCAAGACCCGAATGTTGCAGGTTTTATTGTTGAGCCTATTCAAGGCGAGGCCGGTGTTTTTGTTCCTGATGATGGCTATTTGAAAAAAGCATACGAGTTATGTAAGAAATACAACGTATTGTTTATAGCCGACGAAGTGCAAACAGGTTTGGCTCGTACGGGTAAATTATTAGCCTGCGACCACGAAAATGTTCGTCCCGACATATTGGTTTTAGGAAAAGCTCTTAGCGGCGGCGCTATGCCTATTTCGGCAGTTTTAGCCGACGATGAAATTATGCTTACAATACAACCCGGCGAACACGGCTCAACCTACGGTGGAAATCCGCTTGCAGCCAAAGTTGCTATTGCTGCTTTACAAGTTCTTAAAAACGAAAAACTTGCCGAAAGAGCAGAATATTTAGGCGAAATTTTTAGAAGCGAAATGCGTAAAATTGACAGCGAAATGATTGAAACCGTTAGAGGTAGAGGAATGCTTAACGCTGTAGTTATTAAGCCTAAAAACGGTAAAGAAGCATGGGACGTTTGTATTAAAATGAAAGAGTTGGGAGTATTGGCTAAGCCTACTCACGGCGATATTATTCGCTTTGCTCCACCTTTGGTTATTACTGAAGAACAACTCAGAGACGCTATAAGTATTATTAAAACAGCTATTCTTTCATTTGAATAG
- a CDS encoding bifunctional folylpolyglutamate synthase/dihydrofolate synthase, with amino-acid sequence MAKTYSEVVDFLFTQLPMFQRIGAAAYKADLSTTISLNNILGNLQTKYPAVHIAGTNGKGSVSHFTASVLQENGFKVGLFTSPHFKDFTERIKINGKPISEDKVVEFVEQNMQIFSSIKPSFFEWTFALATWYFYEQKVDIAVFETGMGGRLDSTNTVNPVITCITNVGLDHTQFLGDTVSLIAAEKAGIIKENIPIVVGSPEDEAFDVISRKANQQNSKLYNSEILFKEKYHNLISDEDRRRLQVKLVNTETNKGFEVESPLIGTYQISNIKTVLSIVYALQQNNIINIEDATVVKGINNCNKNVPLFGRWQIMQTQPTVIADVAHNINGITQVVEQLKSYNYEKLHIVLGMANDKDISGMLGLLPKEAEYYFCKADVPRGLDANLLKQQAQAYNLFGETFSSCSVALQKAIQSANITDVVLVTGSVFVVAEII; translated from the coding sequence GTGGCAAAAACATATTCAGAAGTAGTAGATTTTTTATTTACGCAGTTGCCGATGTTTCAGCGCATTGGTGCTGCAGCGTACAAAGCCGATTTAAGCACAACCATCAGCTTGAATAATATTTTGGGCAATTTGCAAACCAAATATCCTGCGGTGCATATTGCTGGTACAAATGGCAAAGGTTCGGTTTCGCATTTTACAGCTTCTGTTCTACAAGAAAACGGTTTTAAGGTCGGACTTTTTACATCGCCGCATTTTAAGGATTTTACCGAGCGAATAAAAATCAACGGCAAACCCATAAGCGAAGACAAAGTCGTGGAGTTTGTCGAGCAAAACATGCAAATATTCAGCTCTATAAAGCCATCGTTTTTTGAATGGACTTTTGCCTTAGCGACTTGGTATTTTTACGAGCAAAAAGTCGATATTGCAGTCTTTGAAACAGGTATGGGTGGCAGGTTAGATTCAACAAACACCGTTAATCCTGTAATTACTTGCATTACCAACGTCGGATTAGACCACACACAGTTTTTAGGCGATACAGTAAGCTTAATTGCTGCCGAAAAGGCAGGAATAATAAAAGAAAACATTCCTATCGTTGTTGGAAGTCCCGAAGATGAAGCTTTTGATGTTATCAGCCGAAAGGCAAATCAACAAAACTCTAAGTTGTATAATTCGGAAATACTTTTCAAAGAAAAATACCATAACTTAATTAGTGATGAAGACAGAAGGCGACTTCAGGTAAAACTTGTCAACACCGAGACCAATAAGGGGTTTGAAGTAGAATCGCCTTTAATTGGGACTTACCAAATAAGCAATATTAAAACTGTTTTGTCTATTGTCTACGCTTTGCAGCAAAACAACATTATAAATATCGAAGATGCAACCGTTGTAAAAGGAATTAATAATTGCAACAAAAATGTTCCTTTGTTTGGCAGATGGCAGATTATGCAAACACAACCAACCGTCATCGCTGATGTTGCTCATAATATAAACGGTATTACGCAAGTAGTTGAACAACTCAAAAGCTACAATTACGAAAAATTACATATAGTTTTAGGCATGGCAAACGATAAAGATATCAGCGGAATGCTTGGTCTTTTACCGAAAGAAGCCGAATACTACTTTTGCAAAGCCGATGTGCCACGTGGTTTAGATGCTAATTTGCTGAAACAACAAGCACAAGCTTATAATTTATTTGGCGAAACTTTTTCATCTTGCAGCGTGGCTCTACAAAAAGCCATACAGTCTGCCAATATTACAGATGTGGTATTAGTAACAGGCAGTGTTTTTGTCGTTGCAGAAATTATTTAA